From a region of the Flavobacterium sediminilitoris genome:
- a CDS encoding 1,4-dihydroxy-2-naphthoyl-CoA synthase: MSTINWKTVREFEDITYKKCDGVARIAFNRPDVRNAFRPKTTRELLEAFHDAQEDTSIGVVLLSAEGPSSKDGIYSFCSGGDQKARGHQGYVGDDGYHRLNILDVQRLIRFMPKAVICVVPGWAVGGGHSLHVVCDLTLASKEHAIFKQTDADVTSFDGGYGSAYLAKMVGQKKAREIFFLGRNYSAQEAFEMGMVNAVIPHDELEDTAYEWAQEILAKSPTSIKMLKFAMNLTDDGMVGQQVFAGEATRLAYMTDEAKEGRDAFLEKRKPNFEKKYLP, from the coding sequence ATGAGTACAATAAACTGGAAAACAGTAAGAGAATTTGAGGATATTACATATAAAAAATGTGATGGAGTAGCACGTATAGCTTTTAATAGACCAGATGTTCGTAATGCTTTCCGACCAAAAACAACAAGAGAATTATTAGAAGCTTTTCATGATGCTCAAGAAGACACATCTATAGGTGTAGTGTTGCTTTCTGCGGAAGGACCTTCGTCTAAAGATGGAATATATTCATTTTGTAGTGGTGGAGATCAAAAAGCTCGTGGACATCAAGGATATGTAGGAGATGATGGTTATCACAGACTGAATATTTTAGATGTACAACGTTTAATCCGTTTTATGCCTAAAGCTGTTATTTGTGTTGTCCCTGGTTGGGCAGTTGGTGGAGGACATTCTCTTCATGTAGTTTGCGATTTGACTTTAGCGAGTAAAGAACATGCTATTTTTAAACAAACTGATGCAGATGTAACAAGTTTTGATGGAGGATATGGTTCTGCATATTTAGCAAAAATGGTGGGACAAAAGAAAGCGCGTGAAATTTTCTTTTTAGGTAGAAATTATTCAGCACAAGAAGCATTTGAAATGGGAATGGTAAATGCAGTTATTCCACATGATGAACTAGAAGATACGGCTTATGAATGGGCACAAGAAATATTAGCAAAATCGCCAACATCAATTAAAATGTTGAAATTTGCTATGAATTTAACAGATGACGGAATGGTTGGTCAGCAAGTTTTTGCAGGTGAAGCAACTCGTTTAGCTTATATGACTGATGAAGCAAAAGAAGGAAGAGATGCATTTTTAGAAAAACGTAAACCAAACTTTGAAAAAAAGTATTTGCCATAA
- a CDS encoding PH domain-containing protein, which produces MQFRSSISTFNKTIFFSIVIMLIGVTYPAFSTKDILSFIIVATINYLSVVLLIWILLHTKYKIKHSTLFCVSGPFNKEIDIKSIKKIQNHNGIIVPVTWKLALNSKGLIITYNTYDDIYISPSNEEAFLKSLLEINPNILILNSENAF; this is translated from the coding sequence TTGCAATTTAGATCCTCAATAAGCACTTTTAATAAGACTATATTTTTTAGTATAGTTATAATGCTTATTGGGGTTACTTATCCTGCCTTTTCTACTAAAGATATTCTAAGTTTTATTATTGTAGCTACAATAAATTATTTAAGTGTAGTACTATTGATTTGGATTTTATTGCATACTAAATATAAAATAAAGCATTCAACCTTATTTTGTGTATCTGGTCCATTTAATAAAGAAATTGATATAAAATCAATAAAAAAAATTCAAAATCATAATGGTATTATTGTTCCCGTAACATGGAAATTAGCACTAAATTCAAAAGGTTTAATTATTACTTATAATACCTACGATGATATATATATATCACCTTCAAATGAAGAAGCCTTTCTGAAAAGCCTACTCGAAATTAACCCCAATATACTAATACTAAATTCTGAAAATGCATTCTAA
- a CDS encoding C1 family peptidase, which yields MKNKYLGLLLVSGMFCVNAQEYEFQSVIELETTPVISQGQTGTCWSFSTSSFLESEITRLTGKTVDLSEMYQVRNTYPKKAENYVMRQGKAQFSEGGLSHDVLNSVANYGLVPVSVYTGLTEEEKTHNHAEMVAVLEAMVKTYVANPAKKLSPKWKSAINAVLDTYLGENPNDFVFEGEKYTPKSFMEKMKIKPENYVTLTSFTHHENYKSFILNIPDNFSNGSMYNLPLDEFVSNIDYALSKGYSLALDCDVSEKTFSAKNGVAFIPQIEDDAKKGLTEIIEEMNVSAEYRQAEFENFETTDDHLMHIVGTVKDQKGNLYYKIKNSWGSDEKKVANGGYLYMSVPYVKLKAISVLVHKDGLEKKTKKALQL from the coding sequence ATGAAAAATAAATATTTAGGCTTACTTTTGGTTTCAGGAATGTTTTGTGTTAATGCACAAGAATATGAATTTCAATCGGTTATAGAGTTAGAAACAACACCTGTAATTTCACAAGGACAAACAGGCACTTGTTGGAGTTTTTCTACTTCATCATTCCTTGAATCAGAAATCACACGATTAACTGGTAAAACAGTTGATTTATCAGAAATGTATCAAGTACGAAATACTTATCCTAAAAAGGCTGAAAATTATGTAATGAGACAAGGTAAAGCACAATTTAGTGAAGGAGGTTTATCTCACGATGTATTAAATAGTGTTGCTAATTATGGTTTAGTTCCTGTTTCTGTTTATACAGGTTTAACAGAAGAAGAAAAAACGCACAATCATGCTGAAATGGTTGCCGTTTTAGAAGCTATGGTAAAAACGTATGTAGCTAATCCTGCAAAGAAGCTTTCTCCAAAATGGAAATCAGCTATTAATGCTGTTTTAGATACTTATTTAGGAGAAAATCCAAATGATTTTGTTTTTGAAGGGGAAAAATATACTCCAAAAAGTTTTATGGAAAAAATGAAGATAAAACCAGAAAACTACGTTACACTAACTTCTTTTACTCATCATGAAAATTATAAATCATTTATTTTAAATATTCCTGACAATTTTTCAAATGGTAGCATGTATAATTTACCACTAGATGAATTTGTTTCAAATATTGATTATGCTTTATCAAAAGGATATTCATTAGCACTTGACTGTGATGTGTCCGAAAAAACTTTCTCTGCTAAAAATGGTGTTGCATTTATTCCTCAAATTGAAGATGATGCGAAAAAAGGATTAACTGAAATTATTGAAGAAATGAATGTTTCGGCAGAATATCGTCAGGCAGAATTTGAAAATTTTGAAACAACTGATGATCACTTAATGCATATTGTGGGAACAGTAAAAGACCAAAAAGGAAACTTATACTATAAAATTAAAAATTCTTGGGGAAGTGATGAAAAAAAAGTTGCAAATGGAGGTTATTTATATATGAGTGTTCCATACGTAAAACTAAAAGCAATTTCAGTATTAGTACATAAAGATGGTCTAGAGAAAAAAACAAAAAAAGCACTACAACTATAA
- a CDS encoding GH92 family glycosyl hydrolase, which translates to MYPNKIKYSYLLFFIGFSIFAQNKDFTQFVNPLVGTKNMGHTFPGATTPFGMVQLSPETNLQVMFTEDGKYNPDTYKYCAGYQYDDVTIFGFSHTHLSGTGHSDLGDFLIMPTTGVLNLNPGDAKQPKSGYHSQFSHNNEKASPGYYSVKLDDYNIKAELTATDRVGFHQYTFPKSDDAHIILDLISNIYLHDDKNTWTFIRVENDSLITGYKQTNGWARTKFVYFAMQFSRPFTSYGHKKYDKTKYNGFYRKFNEEHNFPEMAGKNLRAYFNFKTEENEKIKIKFALSSVSTNGALLNLNTELPHWDFEKVKNETKEKWNKELSKIDIETETLEQKETFYTAMYHSMLSPIIYEDVDGSYRGLDQNIHKSDGFVNHTVFSLWDTYRALHPLYNIIQPKKNNDMIKSMLAHHDQSVHNMLPIWSHYANENWCMVGYHAVSVIADAIAKGTTDVDLNKALLASSNTATVPYFDGLEYYMNLGYVPEDKSSSSVSKTLEYAYNDWCIALIAKKANNTEKYNEYLKRSENYLNVYDKEIGYMRPKLANGNWRKEFDPLDTHGQGFIEGNAWNYGLYVPHQIDKMIQMMDGKDAFSKHLDKIFTTPIEDKYIEHNEDITRDGIIGNYVHGNEPGHHIPYLYNFTNEPWKTQSRVRMILNTMYSNKEDGLCGNDDAGQMSAWYIFSSLGFYPVNPGSTEYSIGSPSIKSAIISLEDGNKFTIKTINNNDKNIYVNKIKLNGKLINTLSLRHQDIENGSELIFYMSSKPNKKFIKK; encoded by the coding sequence ATGTATCCAAACAAAATAAAATATAGCTACCTATTATTTTTTATTGGTTTTTCAATTTTTGCACAAAATAAAGATTTTACTCAATTTGTAAATCCATTAGTTGGAACAAAAAATATGGGACATACTTTCCCTGGAGCAACAACTCCTTTTGGAATGGTACAATTAAGTCCTGAAACAAATTTACAAGTAATGTTTACTGAAGATGGAAAATACAATCCAGACACTTATAAATATTGCGCAGGTTATCAATATGATGATGTTACTATTTTTGGTTTTAGTCACACACATTTAAGTGGAACAGGGCATTCTGATTTAGGTGATTTCTTAATAATGCCAACAACTGGTGTTTTAAATTTAAATCCTGGCGATGCAAAACAACCTAAAAGTGGTTATCACTCTCAATTTTCTCACAATAACGAAAAAGCTTCACCTGGATATTATAGTGTAAAACTAGATGATTATAATATCAAAGCTGAATTAACAGCCACAGATAGAGTTGGTTTTCATCAATATACTTTCCCAAAGTCAGATGATGCTCATATTATTTTAGATTTAATCTCAAATATTTATTTGCACGATGATAAAAATACTTGGACATTTATTCGAGTAGAGAATGATTCTTTAATTACAGGTTACAAACAAACGAATGGCTGGGCAAGAACTAAATTTGTGTACTTTGCTATGCAATTTTCAAGACCATTTACAAGTTATGGTCATAAAAAATATGATAAAACAAAGTATAATGGTTTCTATAGAAAATTTAATGAAGAGCACAATTTTCCAGAAATGGCTGGAAAAAATTTAAGAGCTTACTTTAATTTTAAGACAGAGGAAAATGAAAAAATCAAAATTAAATTTGCTTTATCCTCAGTTAGTACTAATGGAGCTTTATTAAACCTAAATACCGAATTACCACATTGGGACTTTGAGAAAGTTAAAAATGAAACAAAAGAAAAATGGAATAAAGAACTTTCAAAAATTGACATTGAAACTGAAACATTAGAACAAAAAGAAACATTTTATACTGCTATGTATCATAGTATGTTAAGTCCTATAATTTATGAAGATGTAGATGGAAGCTATAGAGGTTTAGATCAAAACATACATAAATCAGATGGTTTTGTAAATCATACTGTCTTTTCTCTTTGGGACACTTACAGAGCTTTACATCCGTTATACAACATTATTCAACCTAAAAAGAATAATGATATGATTAAGTCTATGTTAGCACATCACGATCAAAGTGTGCATAATATGTTACCTATTTGGAGTCATTATGCTAACGAAAATTGGTGTATGGTTGGTTATCATGCTGTTTCAGTAATTGCTGATGCTATAGCAAAAGGGACAACAGATGTTGATTTAAACAAAGCACTTTTAGCTTCATCAAATACAGCAACAGTTCCTTATTTTGATGGTTTAGAATATTATATGAATTTAGGATATGTTCCTGAAGATAAAAGTTCTTCTTCTGTTTCAAAAACGTTAGAATATGCTTATAATGATTGGTGTATTGCTCTAATTGCAAAAAAAGCAAATAATACTGAAAAATATAATGAATATTTAAAACGTTCTGAAAATTATTTAAACGTTTACGACAAAGAAATTGGTTACATGAGACCAAAATTAGCTAATGGAAATTGGAGAAAAGAATTTGATCCGTTAGACACACATGGACAAGGCTTTATAGAAGGAAACGCATGGAATTATGGACTTTATGTTCCACATCAAATAGATAAAATGATTCAAATGATGGATGGAAAAGATGCATTCTCAAAACATCTTGATAAAATTTTTACAACTCCTATAGAAGATAAATACATAGAACATAATGAAGATATTACACGAGATGGAATAATTGGAAATTATGTTCATGGAAATGAGCCAGGTCATCATATTCCATATTTATATAATTTTACTAACGAACCTTGGAAAACGCAATCAAGAGTTAGAATGATTTTAAATACAATGTATAGCAATAAAGAAGACGGTTTATGTGGTAATGATGATGCTGGACAAATGAGTGCTTGGTATATTTTTAGCTCATTAGGATTTTATCCTGTAAACCCAGGTTCTACTGAATATTCAATAGGAAGTCCATCCATAAAATCAGCTATTATTTCTTTAGAAGATGGCAATAAATTCACTATAAAAACGATCAATAATAATGATAAGAATATCTATGTAAATAAAATTAAGTTAAATGGAAAATTAATTAATACTCTATCTTTGCGCCACCAAGATATTGAAAATGGTAGTGAACTTATCTTTTATATGAGTTCTAAGCCAAATAAAAAATTTATAAAAAAATAA